Part of the Molothrus aeneus isolate 106 chromosome 8, BPBGC_Maene_1.0, whole genome shotgun sequence genome is shown below.
ccctgcccggctccccgGCACTCACCGGGAGCTGTAGCTGCTGCCGTCCCCCCAGTGCAGGTGCTCGCCCCGTCTGCGCAGCCCGAGCCAGTAATCGACGTTCCCGCGGAGGCGGAAGAGCAAATCCTGCCCAGGAGAGAGGAGTGGGAGCTGCCCcggcccctcggggggacacGGGCCCGGGGCTCCCCCCGCACGCCGGGGCTCCTTCCCTGCAAGGCCCcggcccagggctgcagccccagccctacGAGCACCGAGCCCGGCCCAGGAGCACCCCCAGGCTGCCCTCAGCCACCCCACACCGCCCGCAGCCCCTCACTCACCATGGCCTCCTCATCCTTGGCAATGGCCAGGGAGGCCCCGAGCTCGGAGCACCGTTCCTGACCCTGCTCCCAGGTGCTGTAATCCCTGGAGAAGTAGTAGCAGACCCCATTGTAGCCAACCCAGCCACGGGGACAGCCCAGAGATGACAGAGGAGTCGCAGGTGTGACTGGAacctgtggtgctgcagggggaagaggagaaggtcTGAGGATTGCCCTGTGTAGGGAGCAGGGAGCCCGCTCTGCCCCgaggggctgggcccaggctgTTGCCCCTCCCTtacctgccagcacagccacggCCACCCCCaaagccagcaccagcaccaggagcagcagaatcaGCACCGCCGTGCCCACGGGATGGCCCCTGATCCATTCACCTGGAGCAggaaagagctgctggctgccagaaGCAGAGCCAGGCCTGCAATCTGCTCAGCCCatggccagggagcagagcagggagccctgagccAGTGTGGGCCTcactcagctggcagccagagagccaagagcctggccacagccagggacacagctgtggccacaggcagggacacagctgtggccacaggctgcagcaggagaactGCACAGCcttgggggcagctggggctctTGCTTCCAGCCACTGATGGGGCCCAGCAGAGCACCAGGCCTCTTCCAGACATCGGGAAACAGCCACacacctgccagccctgcccttgggaggggacactgtcCCCACCCTGGAGACCACAGGGGTGGCCCTGCACTCACCCAGGAATCTTCTGAGGTTCCTTTTGTGTTCATTCTTGCTTGCTGATGTGCTGTGGGGAGCCAGAGGCTCCCTCACACTCCCATCACTGCTGCAGAATCCATTCTCCACATCTGCACTCACTGCACGCTCACAAGTGACATCCCCCTGCTGATGCCTGGTGGTTTCTTGGGCCCCAGGCAGGTGTGGAATCCCCGGCTGCTGGTCCCTGCTGGCAATGCTGAGGCTCATTCGCAACTGCTCGACTGGAACAGAATTCACTCTCCTCCTGCTCACATCTGGCATCTCTCTGCCTGGAACAAACTACACCTTGCTCCGGGGACTTCAGG
Proteins encoded:
- the LOC136559531 gene encoding C-type lectin domain family 2 member D-like, producing the protein MPDVSRRRVNSVPVEQLRMSLSIASRDQQPGIPHLPGAQETTRHQQGDVTCERAVSADVENGFCSSDGSVREPLAPHSTSASKNEHKRNLRRFLGEWIRGHPVGTAVLILLLLVLVLALGVAVAVLAAPQVPVTPATPLSSLGCPRGWVGYNGVCYYFSRDYSTWEQGQERCSELGASLAIAKDEEAMDLLFRLRGNVDYWLGLRRRGEHLHWGDGSSYSSRVPVLGNSQCVYLADRNRFRSDNCSNERPYLCSKAPAPP